The following coding sequences are from one Deltaproteobacteria bacterium window:
- a CDS encoding cation transporter, which translates to MQKERVVTIVGALVLTLSTTVWAGERNVSLKVDGMSCAMCAPAARNALEKVNGVKSAKVEGGRAMVVADDKVQDADLVKAIKEAGFSATVVN; encoded by the coding sequence ATGCAGAAGGAACGGGTAGTGACAATCGTAGGAGCTTTAGTTTTGACTCTCAGCACCACAGTCTGGGCTGGCGAACGAAACGTGAGCCTCAAGGTAGACGGCATGTCGTGCGCCATGTGTGCACCGGCCGCCCGCAATGCCTTGGAAAAAGTCAACGGCGTAAAGTCAGCAAAAGTAGAAGGCGGCCGAGCTATGGTAGTGGCGGACGATAAGGTGCAAGATGCTGACCTCGTGAAGGCGATTAAGGAAGCAGGCTTTTCGGCGACCGTAGTGAATTGA
- a CDS encoding cytochrome C, translating to MRSLTRKRSRLGILAGATLALCTSFTGAPSVSTAGALPQAEPIPSSRIVQGKKLAPVPLDLIGKNRTMVYLGSYLVNAVGGCNDCHTVPSYTDNPFAGDPGVVNATNYLAGGRAFGPFVSANITPDGSGKPHGLDRDEFVALMRTGYDADESRYLQVMPWPVYRNMTDQDLHAIYEYLSAIPHAEPAP from the coding sequence ATGAGAAGTCTGACACGAAAACGCTCTCGCTTAGGCATCTTAGCTGGCGCTACTTTGGCACTTTGCACGAGCTTCACGGGCGCCCCCAGCGTCAGCACCGCCGGTGCCCTTCCACAAGCGGAGCCGATTCCTTCAAGCAGAATCGTGCAGGGGAAAAAACTCGCCCCTGTGCCGCTCGATCTCATCGGTAAGAATCGTACGATGGTCTATCTTGGCAGCTATCTCGTGAATGCGGTTGGGGGGTGTAACGACTGCCATACGGTGCCTTCCTACACCGATAATCCTTTTGCTGGCGACCCCGGGGTTGTGAACGCGACGAATTACCTGGCCGGCGGTCGTGCCTTTGGACCATTCGTATCCGCGAATATCACCCCAGATGGAAGCGGTAAACCGCACGGCTTAGACCGCGACGAGTTCGTGGCACTCATGCGCACGGGCTACGATGCCGACGAAAGCAGATATCTGCAAGTCATGCCGTGGCCGGTGTATCGCAACATGACCGACCAAGATTTGCACGCGATTTACGAATACCTCAGCGCGATTCCCCACGCGGAACCAGCACCTTAA
- a CDS encoding SDR family oxidoreductase encodes MGRLDGKLALVTGGASGIGRSICLNFAKEGATIICNDIAVEAAQKVLADCGQAKDGLAVKADVSKSRQVAAMFAKVQKKYGRLDVLVNNAGIGLDNPVVRARFNKVLTQQQTEIAKEGKVRSALEATQRLTDADWDRMLGVHLNGTFYCTREALKLMEPQGSGKIVNIASICGMTGCAGAPHYSAAKAGIMGFTRSVAREVIVRGVYVNAIAPGYIDTPMTEAVSDAVRRALEMATPAGRFGSPQDVANLALYLASGESDFVVGQVISPNGGYVIA; translated from the coding sequence ATGGGGCGGTTGGATGGAAAACTAGCGTTAGTGACAGGTGGCGCCTCGGGCATCGGGCGTTCCATCTGTCTGAATTTTGCCAAAGAAGGCGCGACAATTATCTGTAACGACATTGCGGTCGAGGCCGCGCAAAAGGTGCTGGCGGACTGCGGTCAAGCCAAGGACGGGCTGGCAGTAAAGGCGGATGTGTCCAAGAGCCGTCAAGTCGCGGCCATGTTCGCCAAGGTCCAGAAGAAATATGGTCGGCTCGACGTGCTGGTCAACAACGCCGGGATCGGGCTCGATAATCCCGTAGTCCGTGCCCGCTTCAACAAGGTGCTGACGCAGCAGCAGACGGAAATCGCCAAAGAGGGGAAAGTCCGTTCTGCTCTCGAAGCCACACAACGCCTCACCGATGCGGATTGGGACCGCATGCTGGGCGTGCATCTCAATGGAACCTTCTACTGCACGCGCGAAGCGCTGAAGCTGATGGAACCCCAGGGGTCCGGCAAGATCGTGAACATCGCTTCCATTTGCGGCATGACTGGATGCGCTGGCGCGCCGCATTACAGCGCGGCCAAGGCAGGAATCATGGGGTTCACACGCTCGGTGGCGCGCGAGGTCATCGTCAGGGGCGTGTATGTCAATGCGATCGCACCAGGGTATATCGACACGCCGATGACCGAAGCCGTCAGTGACGCTGTGCGCCGCGCCCTGGAGATGGCGACACCGGCAGGGCGTTTCGGCTCGCCCCAGGACGTCGCCAATCTGGCCCTGTATCTCGCTTCTGGAGAATCCGACTTTGTTGTCGGTCAGGTCATCAGTCCGAATGGGGGGTATGTCATTGCGTAG
- a CDS encoding amino acid ABC transporter substrate-binding protein translates to MSKQSIALGIAVSLSGRYALLGRQVLEGLECYVRDVNTAGGIFLKSEGKKLPVVLTVEDDESDEAKVRTLVEKLVRQDQVDLLIGPYGSGLTLAAAETADALQYVLWNHSGSSDEIFECNLASVVGMLSPASLYLCAILDMVKTLDPSAKRVALFNARTGFAADMASGALNWIKREGYTLTVHESYRSGIEDFRPLLGRIKDNPPDVFLSVGRAEDDILLGRQLRELKPRVKAAGLVVAAISRFKSVLREQADGFFAPSQWEPQVRYTVDCGPAEEAFVTHYLKSATVPIDYPAAQGYVAGVVAQRCVEEVGALDQQALRAAAGRLRCTTFYGPYAIDAQTGRQTAHPMLVTQWQRGRKEIVWPPEVAEAQPLYPGPLWS, encoded by the coding sequence ATGTCCAAACAATCTATCGCCCTCGGGATCGCCGTCTCGCTCAGTGGCCGGTATGCGCTGCTTGGTCGCCAAGTGCTCGAAGGGTTGGAATGCTATGTCCGTGACGTGAATACTGCCGGTGGCATTTTTCTCAAGAGCGAAGGAAAAAAGTTGCCGGTGGTCTTGACCGTCGAAGACGACGAGAGTGACGAGGCGAAGGTCCGCACGCTCGTCGAGAAACTCGTGCGTCAGGACCAAGTAGACTTGCTTATCGGGCCGTATGGCAGCGGACTCACACTGGCTGCGGCAGAAACCGCCGACGCCCTTCAGTACGTGCTGTGGAACCATAGCGGTTCTTCCGACGAGATTTTCGAGTGTAACCTCGCTTCCGTCGTGGGAATGCTGTCTCCCGCGTCGCTGTATCTGTGCGCTATTCTCGATATGGTCAAAACTCTTGATCCCTCGGCAAAGCGGGTGGCCCTGTTCAATGCAAGAACCGGGTTTGCCGCCGATATGGCCAGTGGTGCGCTGAATTGGATCAAGCGCGAGGGGTACACGCTGACGGTCCACGAGTCGTACCGCTCCGGCATCGAGGACTTCCGCCCGCTCCTGGGGCGGATCAAAGACAACCCGCCGGATGTGTTCCTCAGTGTCGGTCGTGCGGAAGACGATATTCTTCTCGGGCGGCAGTTGCGCGAGTTGAAACCGCGCGTGAAAGCCGCTGGACTGGTGGTTGCCGCCATCAGTCGTTTCAAGTCGGTGTTACGTGAACAGGCGGATGGCTTCTTTGCTCCCAGCCAGTGGGAGCCGCAGGTACGCTATACCGTCGACTGCGGCCCGGCTGAAGAAGCTTTCGTCACCCACTATTTGAAGAGCGCTACCGTGCCGATCGATTATCCGGCGGCGCAGGGGTATGTCGCCGGGGTGGTAGCGCAACGTTGTGTCGAAGAGGTGGGAGCGTTAGATCAGCAGGCACTGCGCGCCGCCGCCGGGCGGTTACGGTGCACCACCTTCTATGGTCCGTATGCGATTGACGCGCAAACCGGACGGCAAACCGCGCACCCAATGCTGGTCACGCAGTGGCAACGCGGGCGCAAGGAAATCGTCTGGCCGCCAGAAGTGGCCGAAGCGCAGCCGTTATATCCCGGACCTTTGTGGTCATGA
- a CDS encoding LLM class flavin-dependent oxidoreductase — protein MEFGLSYPAKPDAWKDLVLAEDRGFTHCWFYDSQMIYSDVYACMALAADKTKRIKLATGVAIPSNRIAPVTAHSIATINLLAPGRAILGLGTGFTGRNTMGLPPVPLDTMRNHISMCRTLLRGEEVLYREGKRERWIRFLHQDHGYINLKDPIPIYMAANGPKALELAGELGDGVLTTLTDPDSMKKNLATVEKGTVKAGRGDQKLPVVMLSTGCVLRPGESATAPRVVNRIGPFAMVALHALWERSAVATDLPPVLRDLYQRYDKEYIPTMKTPKDRLYLEMHEGHLIYLRPGEEKFVTEPLVRGFSLTGSGEEIIARLKALEAVGVTQVAIQVVNDGPEMIEEFSREVIAKY, from the coding sequence ATGGAATTTGGCCTTTCCTATCCCGCTAAGCCCGACGCGTGGAAAGATCTCGTCCTCGCGGAGGATCGTGGATTTACCCATTGCTGGTTTTACGACTCGCAGATGATTTACAGCGACGTCTATGCCTGCATGGCGCTGGCGGCGGACAAGACGAAACGCATCAAGCTAGCGACCGGCGTGGCGATTCCCAGCAATCGCATCGCGCCGGTGACGGCCCATTCGATCGCCACCATTAACCTGCTTGCCCCTGGCCGCGCCATTCTCGGTCTCGGCACGGGATTCACCGGGCGCAACACTATGGGGTTGCCGCCGGTGCCGCTCGACACCATGCGCAACCACATCTCGATGTGCCGTACCCTGCTGCGCGGCGAAGAAGTGCTCTACCGCGAAGGTAAGCGCGAGCGCTGGATTCGCTTCCTGCATCAGGATCACGGCTATATCAACCTTAAAGATCCGATTCCCATTTACATGGCGGCGAACGGCCCCAAGGCGTTGGAACTGGCCGGGGAGCTGGGTGACGGCGTCCTGACGACACTGACCGATCCGGATTCGATGAAAAAGAATCTCGCGACCGTGGAGAAAGGCACCGTAAAAGCAGGTCGGGGGGACCAAAAGCTGCCGGTCGTGATGTTGTCCACCGGATGCGTCTTGCGACCTGGCGAGTCGGCCACCGCGCCGCGCGTAGTCAATCGTATCGGTCCCTTCGCCATGGTGGCGTTGCACGCGTTATGGGAGAGATCGGCGGTGGCCACGGACTTACCGCCGGTGTTGCGCGATCTCTACCAGCGCTACGACAAGGAATACATCCCCACGATGAAGACCCCCAAAGATCGCCTCTATCTGGAGATGCACGAGGGGCATCTGATCTATCTCCGACCCGGGGAAGAAAAATTCGTGACCGAGCCGTTGGTACGTGGGTTCAGCCTCACCGGTTCGGGCGAAGAGATCATCGCTCGGCTCAAAGCGCTGGAGGCTGTCGGGGTGACACAAGTCGCCATTCAAGTCGTCAACGACGGACCGGAAATGATCGAAGAGTTCAGCCGTGAGGTGATTGCGAAGTATTAG
- a CDS encoding CoA transferase gives MTTTKPSVLSGVRVLDFGHYIAAPILTRMMSDMGAEIIKIELAPRGDLTRVYPYIKAGQSGGFIQHNRGKQSVCVNLQKPEAVEIIEGLVPQVDVVIENFSPGTLAKYGFGYDALKQLNPRLIMCSISGYGQDGPYAQRPGNDTVAQAMSGLMHLTGDPNGSPTYVGIYIADENAGIHGLAAVCAALYYREKTGIGQYIDLSLVESLFHLHDTALQFYVLSDGELNPTRFGAHHYAIAPCGIFKARDGYMVIAVLVHQWEVFVQAIGKSELLQDGRFATPDARVEHRFELVKILEDWLQSFSTRDEPLAILEKVRILSAPVLDIAQIVNHPQMKARGAMQDVPHPGIGPVALPKSPFRFSETTVEIRSRAPLLGEHNEKILSHYLGYSPERIVALTQSGALVQEPLVQELRARGEIA, from the coding sequence GTGACAACGACGAAACCCTCGGTGCTCTCAGGTGTCCGGGTGCTGGACTTCGGTCATTACATCGCCGCGCCGATTCTAACCCGCATGATGTCGGACATGGGCGCAGAAATCATTAAAATCGAACTGGCGCCGCGCGGAGATCTTACCCGCGTCTACCCCTACATCAAAGCCGGGCAGAGCGGCGGTTTCATTCAGCATAATCGCGGCAAGCAGAGCGTCTGTGTGAATCTCCAGAAGCCGGAAGCCGTGGAAATTATCGAAGGACTGGTGCCGCAGGTCGACGTGGTGATCGAGAATTTCAGCCCCGGAACGCTCGCCAAGTACGGGTTTGGCTACGACGCGCTGAAGCAATTGAATCCGCGCCTGATTATGTGCTCTATCTCCGGGTACGGCCAAGACGGTCCCTACGCCCAACGGCCCGGGAATGACACCGTGGCGCAAGCGATGAGCGGGCTCATGCACCTGACCGGCGACCCGAACGGCTCGCCGACCTATGTCGGCATTTATATCGCCGACGAAAATGCCGGCATTCACGGCTTAGCCGCCGTCTGCGCCGCGCTCTACTATCGCGAGAAGACCGGCATCGGCCAGTACATCGACCTCTCGCTGGTGGAGAGTCTCTTTCATCTCCACGACACCGCTCTCCAGTTTTACGTGTTGAGCGATGGCGAATTGAACCCCACCCGATTCGGCGCGCATCACTACGCCATTGCCCCCTGCGGGATCTTCAAGGCCCGCGATGGCTATATGGTGATTGCCGTTTTGGTGCATCAATGGGAAGTGTTTGTGCAGGCGATCGGCAAATCGGAGCTACTTCAGGATGGGCGTTTCGCGACCCCCGACGCGCGTGTGGAGCATCGTTTCGAGCTGGTGAAAATCCTCGAAGATTGGCTCCAGTCCTTTTCTACCCGCGACGAGCCGTTGGCGATTCTGGAAAAAGTGCGCATCCTCAGCGCGCCGGTGCTCGATATCGCCCAAATCGTCAACCATCCACAGATGAAGGCACGCGGGGCGATGCAAGACGTGCCGCATCCGGGCATCGGTCCCGTGGCGCTGCCGAAATCGCCCTTCCGTTTTTCCGAGACCACAGTGGAGATTCGTAGCCGCGCGCCATTGTTGGGCGAGCATAACGAGAAGATTCTCTCGCACTACTTGGGCTACTCGCCCGAGCGGATCGTCGCGTTGACGCAAAGCGGCGCGCTCGTGCAGGAACCCTTGGTGCAAGAGTTACGTGCACGGGGCGAGATCGCCTAG